Below is a genomic region from Rhododendron vialii isolate Sample 1 chromosome 5a, ASM3025357v1.
CTGTAGGAATTAATTCACAAACTATTTGACTGTTTCTCGCACCAAACTTAAATCTAAGGTTGATATTAGTGCAATTCCCTTAAAGGCTGAGAACAGAACGCATTTGGCTTACTTTTGTTGTAAACACCTTTTTGACGCGTACTAATACTGATATTTCATAAtcacaataataataattaattatgtttttagttGTTTCTACCCTTTCATTGGCAAGTCCTTTGTCAATGGAGGGGTAGTCGTATAGGTACGGCCACGGGGTaattagcacaccgtggtcaGACCAGACACGTTTTGTTCCTGTTTCGGAATAataatgaaaatgcaattttaggTTAGTAAAGAACTTTCGTTAGACGAATCCGGGTACTGCCGGAGCCCATGAGTGGCGGGGAATGGGAGACCAAAACTTGTCCTCCATTGCGTATGGGtgaacggcgaccataaaggttcACATATTTCAAAGtagctttttctctctaaagtcaaacgtttttaagaacaccaaatGAAACAGATAAGTCtaggactggttgcgagtgctgtAAACCTTACGTCCGTAcctcctttttaattatttaatgaaAAACCAAATAATTTCCTAGGTTTAGTTAATCTTTTCATCGAACAACAAGGGGTGACCGCCTAAAACCCAGTTTAAATAGTAGTAACCCGAGTTTTTGgttcagcacacatcaccgtctctatAAATTCAACTCCGGTCTTAtcggatattatgctacatCGGTCTCGGTCCTACTTTTTGGATAACCCGTAATTTTAGGTCTAGAAATCCGTCAAAGCAGTAAAAATGCTAAAGGGTAGTAGCATAGCATTAGTGATCAATACATCCAATTTATGTATCCAGACAAGCATTCATCTACTATTCTTCCTTTGCGCAAGTAAATGGTCGACTGATGAAGAACAATGGTACTATGatgtaaaacaaaagaaaagaaaaaattgaaagatcaTTACGAACCTCCCCATAAGCATATGGTAATTTGGAAGACATTTTCCTCCAGTTTTGTGAGACTTCATGGGTACTATGGATTgttggaaattttcaaaataattaatggGTTTTGGTCTGGGTCTTTTGAAAAAGTATTGAAAGAGGTTTTTTGTGAAAGGTTGTGAGACCTTTTCACACAAGCTGTGACTCTATGTGAAGGGATGCGTTTATTTGTGAAAAGATGCGATTGTTAGGAATGTACGTGAAATATGAGGTTAGGAACAATATAGTTATTCCAACTGCAAcaaggggaagaagaaaataaggaTAGTATTATGGAGGTGATAAAAACAAGAGGAAAAAACCCCGGTAAGCCTTGCCTGAAGGAAGAATGGTTTCATGCCAGAGGCCCAGAGTTGAGTCGGGTGTCTCGCATGGTACTAGAACTAGGCTCATCGGATACTCCAAGAAAGCAATGGATTGCTCTGTATTTCGAAAACAATCAACTTTCTATGTCTAAAATACCCAAATTTGGAAACTTCGCATTTCTTGGATGACATTAGGACAGCTTTTGTTATTTACATCAGAAGAAGGGGCAGAAGAAAACAAGAGCCAACACAGAAAACAAGAATGTTGGACTAGATGGGAATTTCCATGCCCCTTCAGTCTCAGGCTCAAGAAGAAATCCCTTTGCTAGTATTGCACAAAACAAGACCTACTTAAACCTCAATAAGCTGTCAAGAACTCTACAGTTAGGTGTTATGGACTGCGATTCGCGAAATACGAATGCAAACAATTCCAATTTTTATGTCATTTGCCGTCGGCACTTCTTGCTCGTATGAGATTACAAACAATTTTCTTAGTTACAGTGGAAGAGGATAAACAAGAAATGAAACAGAACACAGGTTGTGGGAATTTGGAGAAAATTCCAAAGCCCTTAAGTCTGGAGCTTATTGTAGCAAAGAgaaaatgtatcaacttttgTCTGAGTGAAAGAATCCTAATCAATTTACAATCTGCTActtatttcacaaaaaataagccCCCACTTAGCCAATTCAGCTTGTGTGCTTTGTATGCCTATGAACTGTATATGTCTTTGCAAATAACGCAGTTACTAGAAATCAATCTTCCTATAATGCTTCCCTCTTCAATTCTCAATCTACTACTCTCCTTATTCCACAAGTGAACTCCATAGCTCTCCCCACTCAGTTGAACCAGTTTCGCTTCCACCCATTTGGAATTAGCCCGAGTAACTGGGTTAGCGAAAAGCCCGGCTATCCTAGTCCAATCCACCGGGTAGAATGCCATACGCGGCAATACTGTGAAGTTACAACCTCGTCCTTTCGGGGTTCTCTCGACCACTCTGGAAACCAAGTACGGTCCATTGTGCCCCCATTTGTTTCCGTTGAAAGTGGACGTGAATTCCTCCATGAACTTGTGCAGGAGTGTGTGATTCTTGTCGAAAACAAGAACAGCGTTGTTGAGTCTTGTCCAGTTACCGAATGCATCGACGCTTTGTGCTCCGACCGAATTCCTTAACCCCGAGAAGTCCTTCAAAACGATGAAATCAGTGTCTAAATAAACCCCGCCGTACTTGTACAAAACCGCGAGCCTGATCAGGTTTGACAAATTCTGCGCCAACGAAACTTCGCCCGGGTCTGTTTTACCCTTCTTGAATTCATCGAACCACGATTCAGCCGGGGTGTCCTTGAACAAAAATGACAAGTCTGGCGTCACTGCAGtgaccctaaacccaaaaccaagAAGTGGTTTCAAGATTTCATACCCGAGAGCAGAGTCCATACTTCTTGACAGGATCACCAAGCACCCATTTGGGTTGGACTTGAACAGGCTTTCCAAAGCAAGAAACTCTCTTCCCGAAAACGCCCTCGCCGGGGAAATCCACGTCATGAAGAACTGAGTCCGGCACGGATCATGGCCGAAAAACTCCCGGATTCTTTCATCAAATTGTCTGCTCAACCTTGTGGACTTGAATATGTTGAAATTAGGCAGCTTTCTCTTTAACCAGTCAATTCTTTCTTGATCGGTTACATTGAACGGAGCCAACAAATCAGTATGATGATCTAAATCTTCACTGCCTTTGGCTTCTTGATCAACCTCGTCTCTCACCGAAACTAGCAGTTCATGGGTCGAAATTTTCCTCAgtttttgtgggttttcaaGGGTACTACGGAGCCCCTGGGGACTTCTTGTGGTGTCAAGAACAacagagtggagagagagattggagatGACGCTATTGGAAAATACGATGAGAAAGAAAACCGCGGCAAAGGAGAAGATGGGTATTTTGGCCAGGCCAAGAATCTGGGAATCAAACATTTTCGCAGAATTAGAGGAAAGGGAGGAGAAAAGGGCATGGGTTTAATGGAGAATCCATCAAATTCATCGGATTTTAAGCTAAAGATTTCAATCTCACACTAAACCCTTGGGAAttccttgagagagagagagagagagagaaagagagagaattttctAATCCTTgccttttttcctcttttgaatCTTCTAAACGTGTTTCCGGGGGCAGACTTGTAGATTTTTCTTTCCGGGCAGAATTGTGGTCTAATTTGGCTGGTTCGGGttatttaagagagagaaattactGTTCTCTTGGTTTTATGCCAGGGTGGATACGTTGGTTAATATCGTTATGATCCTTGAGAATGCTCTATGCTTGTGCTTTCAATTCTCGTTTTGCGTTTGTTTTTCCAATCATCgtttttgtaaattttaattgtttgagatgttttacaaatacactTTCACGACCGCATTCACGCTCTAGCACGCGAATTTTTTGACTTGGGTCGTAACTTTATCGCCATCTTTCTAGAGCCATTTCGAAAATCGGAATTAATGTTTATCTTTTAAAGCTAGTCGGTAAAATTAGCTCTATAAAAAATTGTGTTCGATTGAGTAATCATTTTTTAGAGGTCATCGAGAACATCtcctctataaaaaaaaaaaattctgttgAACATGATTGAAAGACACTTGTTGAGAGAAAAAAGTTATAATCCTTTATGCACGTCTATTCTTTCAAGATAAAGAGCTTTCTAAAATCACATCAATACTTATTTGCTATCATAATTTTGACAAGGTTGATATCTTTACAAGATCTACAAAATCAACAATTCTGATCACCGAAGTAAATCGGTAGGACCCTCACATATGATCCAAAAGCACGGTTGAATCACTAAAGAGTCTAGAATCATATCTGTAGGGTGTCGACGGACCAATGCGGGACCGATATGCTCCTTAACATGAGGTGTAACTCTCGAGCTAAGTAGattgaaaacagaaaaggaGTTCGAGATTTCTTAGAGCCCATTtcagaataccttcttaaaaaataagtattttttttacattttcaaactaaaaaataatgtaaatgaaaaataacttttaaattttttttgtaccgtattaaagatctcaatgagatcttttatacaagatctatattgtatatttttatatttcaataagcccatcgttttttagcttgaaattatcttcttaaaaaataagtatttatttcttgtTCGAAAATGGGGCCTTAGAACTCACAAAAGTAAGATgacaaatatcaaaaattaatggGCATTGTcttattttcctccatttttcttctttacatTGAACTAAAATGTCATGCATTCCTCGTACGCTTGAAGCCTTGAATTAATACGAGTTTTTCTGTACTTCAATGGAGGTAAAAATGGGCTTACAATGGcttttaagtttttggaaaaatcttttTAATGGAGCTTATATGGAGAGGAGTTAATGCCATATGGAGGTGAATCGCGTGCATCCGATCCGGTTTTAGATAGTCCAGatttaaatcaaattttttcaaaaacgaattttcttttccagaaaaatttcatttaaatccagAATATCCAAAGCCGAAACAGAAAGCCTAAATCGCACGCCTTTGTGAATGTCTTATTCACAGCTGCTCCACAATCTCGAAGCTTTTTAATAACTCAAAGTGTCTGACCGCGTACATCCCAATTGCATtggctttaaaaaaaattatgttatttttgactttttgagcaGCAGGAAAAAATTAGTGACTAAGATAATAGCGAGTATAGAATAAAGTTACACGTGATGGGGGAATGTGGGTCAGGGAATAATTGATGGAGCATAGGCATCATACAGCTTGGCCTCAGATGTCTGGAAGTGCAAATGTCATTTTCCCTCTTTGATAATTCCCCCTTTTCCATGCAATTTGCACTGCGTGTCCAGAGCATAAGTGGGGTTGATTTGTATGGTCACTTGCCCTCGAAATCATTGAAATTTAGAATTGGTTTCAACACCCCCATTTTGTTTATGGCAACTAATTAAAAACAATTCTATGAACCACAGATGTCCGTGCATAGATTCGGACACAGATTTGTTCGGAACCATCTGTGGGTCTCACTGGGTAAATATGGAGTTTGCATGCATCAAACAATTCCGGCCAAAGATATTCGGACGGAAATCTATGTCCATTGTTGATCAAAACTAGCAGAGCAGATGGGATTAGACAAGAAACTTTTACACAATTTTCCGAACACAATTTGTCAATTACACATAGGGGTAATATTGTCTTTCCAAACACTATAGGCAAAGGTCcactttatcattttcaaaCATCGGGACTTTGTCGTTGTCTTTCCAAACACTATAGCAAAAAGTCCGCTTTATCATTTTCAAACATCGGGACTTTGTCGTGGAGTAGTTTAGACGTTATTTACTTTAAAATACATAACAATATTTTCCCATAATGACTGCATTGTTTTCCCCTCGTTTTTGTGGGGGATTTGGAAATTTTCGTTTTACAATGAATTTTAAAAtcggagagagaaagattttaGAGACTAGAGGGCCCCTCAATGTCTATCTGCAGCTAActtttttagtttctatttATCTATTGTTGgaacattttcaaaatatttaatgaatatAAATGTAATTATTGATGAACGGGTTTTAACCAAGAGGTGTATCTATTCAGGTTAATGAATAAACGAAAACATTGGATTTAAACATAAAAGGTGTGTCTATTCAGACTAAATGAGTAGGCGTGATAAAACCAAAATGTATGACTATATATTAAGGTCGCATGAATAGACATGGCTATTGAAATTAATCAAAGAGATGCGATCTTTGGCAACAATCATGGTCCGTGCCTATATAAGGGCAAGGAGTCTACCATTTGAGGGAGCCTTTGGATTTTGCGAGCCCGTCAAGAATAAACGTTGgagataattctagagagaaattCTAGAGTCTACCAAATTTTGTcactaaggctctcataattaagtttcagCTCCATAGAGTTCCAAATAATCATCTTCCACGAACTGCACATGTGCACATACGTGTGGAGTGAATTGCCGAGTTGTCATGATTTCATTGGCTCGGCGGACATTTAGTTTCATTCTACACGGACTCTCCGtgtagaatttattctctttctaTTGCTCTAAGTGTTAAAGGTCTGACACTATACATTACATGTAACATATAAAAACTTGATGAgccatttcattttcaatttcataTCTACGAATATTTCATTAGCAAAAGAATCCAATGAGATGGACAATTATGTCAGCATGAAACATATATTCAAGTCCCTTTCACTTTTGAGTTCTGATTTTCTTGCGCATAggtcaaaaaaaatcaaactacccccttaaaaaaaactcaactgCGCACTGCACCCTCTCTCGTTGTCCAATCTCTTTTCATTGCTCTCTCGAGAAAAGAGACATCACGTTTAGTACTTACTAGCGTTTATACCCGTTCGATGtacgaaataaaaaaataatttgtgcgAACTCAACACTTTGTAGTGAGAACCACACACATGTGTGATGGAGAGATAAGTTGGGCTACCACTTAAAAATGTCATTGGAGCATTGGattatttttcctccattcTCCTAAAATTCCCCGCCCacaaccacacacacaccaccaccacccccccccccccccccctcccccccccccccccccttatcTCTCtgtttaaacaaattaaaagaaaatcaaaattctaaaaaattaggaatgaAGGTTTGGAGGATTGGTAAGCCTAAACACATTCTTATaggatattgatagatagatagatatgtTAAGAGTTTTATAATTGTACCTATTCAGTTGTTCCGAATGCGATCCCATTTACAAAATCGCATGAAAAATAAACCAAGCAAGAACACAAATAAGTGACAGAGTTTTTCACACAGTTGTCTATCTGGTGAAGTATATCCGTAGTTGTTGCTAACAATAGGTTGCAAGGGGCACCCGAGATCCTCTATGCCAAAAATATGGTATGCCACTTTGCCGAATGCATTTGGACCGTTAGATTGTATtagtttttttatgttttaaaatttttgtatgaTCCAACGGCCAAAAATGCACTTGGCACAGGGGTGCACCATTTTTCAGGATAGAGGATCTCGGCCCTACAAGGGGAAATCCCACAGGATGTGGGCCATACCCTTCCTAATCTCGAAATCTTTTATGGAGGCATGAATAACTTGACTGGGTCAATACCCGCTTCCTTGTCTACTGCCACTGGGCTTCAGTTGGTTGATTTTTCACAGAATATGATTACTGGGTATGTGCCCTTAAGTTGGGGAATCTTGAATGGTTCAATACATTTCAACTTTGATGCTAATGAACTTAGAAATGGGAAAATGGGTGGCCTAAATTTAATTGATTACTTGAGTAATTGTACTAGTTTGGAAGTGTTGAGATTGGCAAGAAATTAGTTTCATGGAGAATTGCCAAACTCCATTGCCAACCTTTCAACTAACCTCCAAACTCTTACTTTGGGTTCAAATATGTTACATGGAAACATTCCCAGTGAGATAGGAAACCTTGTCAATTTGACCCTTTTCGGGCTGGAGCATAACAGCTTGAATGGAAGCATTTCCGACAGTGTGGGGAAGCTTCGAGAATTAAGCTGTATTATGACAGTTTATTATTACAAGTATTTATCTTGCTAAAGCTCTAATCTCTCCGGCTTTTTTAGCAAAAACTTTGGATCGGTAAATTCCCCATTTTGGAATGCAAGGGTACCATATCTTGAAACATGCCGTTCAAAAATGCAAATTAGCTATGGTATTAGAATTTTCTGGTAACGTAGATTGTGTATGGGCCAGTATGAAACAGATATCCATCATAACCATTTTAGTCAGCTAGAGCCTCAATTGGACTGATTATGCATGGTGTTCGAAATTAACACTTTTATGTTTCACGATGCTGTAGCCTCTAGCCTGAACAGTGGTACTTGTTCTGAGTGTTCTGTTCCTCATTTCAAAGTTCTTGGACAGTATTAGTCACTAGTTTCCAAGTGATCAAAAAGAACCCTAGCAACCAAATTGCTTGTTCTTTTTTATTCAGCAAGTTGAATCGATGAAGATGATGACCACCGTAACATAAGAAGTAGGCAACAGGAAAAAAATATGTGAATTTGTAGACATGAGAATCACCATTCTCTGTCATATACATTGCAAGATCTTTATCCACTTCATTTCATTTAACAACAATAGTACAATTACTACGGAAACAGaagctataaaaaaaacatgtaaCCTATGGTGTTCTTCTCTCATTCCTCTTATTAGATCTTTGAACCAAATCTCTGATTGCGTGCATTTTGTTCACGACGATGTTCATTGGCATTCGTGCCCTTGGTAGTGAAGCAGAACACGAAAGTCCAATTTTCAGCACTGAAGCCATGCAATCCATTACAGTTTCACTTCAGAAATAGTGTTATGCGAATCATGATCACTGATGATAGCTCTGTCTTCATTTTTCACTTCTTCGTTCTCAACATAAACCTTGTTTCCTTCTTCCCAGAGTAGTGATCGGTCTACTATTTCCATCACTCCTTCAGGCAAAGCCGTTGCAACAAAGCTGTGAATGCTTAGCCCGTCTTTGAATATATCATCGGTTGGTCTCTTTCCTGTAAACATCTCCAGTAAGAGAATCCCATAACTGTAAACATCTCCTAGTGTGGTCACTCGGCCCCCCATACCACTTTCTGAAATTTTGAAGAAGCAAAAGAACTTGTCATTAAGGTACAATAACTACACAGCAATTGTGCAATTGGGTTATCAGTAACTAATCCTAATCAAATGGAACAAACAAAATACCTGGAGCAATGTACCCAATGGAACCCTTCAGCACCACAGATAAGTTTTGGTTCTTGGAAAGATGATTTGACGCTTCCATAAGAAAACTTGCTAATCCAAAGTCACCGACATGGGCTGTCATATCATCATCCAAAAGGACATTGCGTGGCTTTAGGTCACAATGCACAATCGGTATCTCACAATGATGATGGAGATATTCCAATGCACAAGCAACGTCTATGGCGATGTGCAGTCTCTGAACGAAGTTCAAACTCTTAGTTTGCTTTTGCTCACCGTGTCCTGTATGCAACCATTGCTCCAGGCTTCCATTGGACATGAACTCGAGTACTAGAGCTTTGAATTCATTGCCTTGTTGATCAACGCTTGAACATATGCTTACAATCTTAAGGAGATTTCAATGCCGTATATTCTCCAAAGCATTGAATTCATCCATAAAACTCTTGGAagcgcctttttttttttgaaggttcagtacttttttttttttttgatccgcaaggTTCAGTACTTTGACAGCTACAATTGCACCATCACTGCCAAGAATTCCTTTGTATACAGAACCAAAACTACCTGAACCAATCAAATTGTCCTCAGAAAATCCGTTAGTTGACTTAAAAAGCATCGAGTAAGAAATCCCCACTGCCAAACACTTGGTCTCCCAAGTTTTAGTCGAGGGACGCGTAAGTTGGATCTTGCACGCTTCGGTACCAAAAACCAGAAATTCTACTTATACTTGTGGTCTGTGACTGGCTGAAATATCAGTCCCTCACTACTGACCTTGTCTCAGTATTAGCCAAGCCCCTCAAACCTTGAAAGAACATCTGAAAGGGTAAAATGGAATAGCTCTGCCACCTCaactactaccaccaccacctctgccttctcctcctcctactCCTACTGGCCAATTTCCCGTCAACTATGGCCAATTGGAGGAACAACGTCGCTGTCAATCCGAGTGAGGTCCAGCTCTGTTTGTCTTTCTGTTCAGTTTTGGATAATTCTTATATGATACCAGCTTTGTTTATAATCTTCATGTTTCCAAATGCTGCTATGGATGTGGGAGCATCAACTCCGTTCCTGTGGGCTTTTGAGGAGCGGGAGAAATTGTTGGAATTCTATGAAAGAGTCTCGGGAGCCAGGTCCCCCGACAATCAAGCTGCACTTCCTTCTAACAAGTGGCTGAGAGCTAGCAAGCAACCTTGGCCTCTCCAACGTCTTCTTCTTCAACAATAGCAACACAATAGCATCGGAGTCGTTTGCAAGCTTTAAGAGGTTTACAAGAGGTAGATTTTTTGCGCAATAATTGTTTGTCTATGCATTTTTCTGTGGAATTGAGTTAGCTATGCGGCTGCAGAAAATTTTGAGAGTTATTGATATGTGATCTCAGGGTCTGCTTCTATTGTTTGCGGTTCTGCTACTTGCTTTGTCGTCGTTCTTGTGATGAGTTCAGAGTTGAGTCTGCactttttgttgtattttactttgtttgtttgttgtttgagCAGCTTTTTCAATATGCAAAGTGTTTTTTAGAGTTATCTCTCTGTCACCGATAGTAATTGTTTGTCTATGCATTTTTCTGTGGAATTGAGTTAGCTATGCAGCTGCAGAAAATTTTGAGAGTTATTGGTATGTGATCTCAGTGCAcattttttgttccttttgcAGGGTGTGCTTCTATTGTGTGCTTCACAGCAAGAGGTGACTGTTCCAATcgctttgttcttcctttttctgttttgtgtCTTCCGTTTAGTGCATGTGTAGTGCATCCCCTTTTTGGCGCTTCAGTTTGTGAGTCCATTAAGTTCCTGTTTCTTCTCTGGGTTTAGGTATCATGTTGTTTATTTGGTTTATAGTAGATAAATTGTGTGCTCTGTATTTGTTTTTTGCTATATCTTTAGTTTGTGCGTTTTTTGTGGGTGCTGGAAATAGTGTTGGGAAACTTAAACAAATGTCTGCTTATTTTTCTgctattatatatatagaggaattttcaagtgagggatccctcattttaacaaaatgagggactttcattttccgatcaa
It encodes:
- the LOC131325824 gene encoding uncharacterized protein LOC131325824; the protein is MFDSQILGLAKIPIFSFAAVFFLIVFSNSVISNLSLHSVVLDTTRSPQGLRSTLENPQKLRKISTHELLVSVRDEVDQEAKGSEDLDHHTDLLAPFNVTDQERIDWLKRKLPNFNIFKSTRLSRQFDERIREFFGHDPCRTQFFMTWISPARAFSGREFLALESLFKSNPNGCLVILSRSMDSALGYEILKPLLGFGFRVTAVTPDLSFLFKDTPAESWFDEFKKGKTDPGEVSLAQNLSNLIRLAVLYKYGGVYLDTDFIVLKDFSGLRNSVGAQSVDAFGNWTRLNNAVLVFDKNHTLLHKFMEEFTSTFNGNKWGHNGPYLVSRVVERTPKGRGCNFTVLPRMAFYPVDWTRIAGLFANPVTRANSKWVEAKLVQLSGESYGVHLWNKESSRLRIEEGSIIGRLISSNCVICKDIYSS
- the LOC131325593 gene encoding probable LRR receptor-like serine/threonine-protein kinase At3g47570, coding for MSNGSLEQWLHTGHGEQKQTKSLNFVQRLHIAIDVACALEYLHHHCEIPIVHCDLKPRNVLLDDDMTAHVGDFGLASFLMEASNHLSKNQNLSVVLKGSIGYIAPESGMGGRVTTLGDVYSYGILLLEMFTGKRPTDDIFKDGLSIHSFVATALPEGVMEIVDRSLLWEEGNKVYVENEEVKNEDRAIISDHDSHNTISEVKL